The following coding sequences are from one bacterium window:
- a CDS encoding putative DNA binding domain-containing protein: MLSSDKLSKLMNELESDRVEKTIAVNNTDKWCEAICAFANDFPDHRQPGYLLIGVDDQGNPSGIKVTDQLLKNLAATRSDGNILPLPVLTVQKHLIKDKEIAVVEVKPSDVPPVRYKGRIHIRVGPRRALANESEERILSEKRTGLAKTFDARPLSDCQIQDLLLDLFLTTYRTNAVAPEIIEANNRDITEQLSSLRFFDLHKNCATSAGALLFGKNPLQWLSGASILFLKHAGKKVTDEVEDERNFSGDLLTVLRELDAFLPLQIKTKPEKTSTLQERVVRDYPPEALREFLMNAVMHRSYEATAPIRFYWFEDRIEIQNPGGLYGEATQENFPRQNAYRNPVIAEAMKVLGYVNKYGTGVTRAQDYLRINGNPKAEFRFEATYFLVTIRKYR; this comes from the coding sequence TTGTTAAGTAGCGATAAATTATCAAAACTAATGAATGAACTCGAATCAGACCGAGTGGAAAAAACCATAGCGGTTAATAATACGGACAAGTGGTGTGAAGCCATCTGTGCCTTTGCCAATGATTTTCCCGACCACCGTCAACCGGGGTACTTGTTAATCGGTGTTGACGACCAGGGAAACCCTTCCGGCATCAAGGTTACTGACCAATTACTTAAAAACCTCGCTGCCACGCGTTCAGATGGCAATATACTACCCTTGCCGGTTTTAACGGTCCAAAAACACCTTATCAAAGATAAAGAGATTGCAGTAGTGGAAGTCAAACCCTCTGATGTACCGCCGGTTCGTTATAAAGGAAGGATACATATCCGGGTCGGTCCAAGACGTGCCCTTGCCAATGAGAGCGAAGAACGAATTTTATCTGAAAAGCGCACAGGATTAGCAAAAACATTTGATGCTCGCCCGCTTTCTGATTGCCAAATACAGGATCTTCTTCTGGATTTATTTCTAACTACTTACCGTACTAATGCCGTGGCCCCGGAAATCATCGAAGCCAATAACCGTGACATCACCGAACAATTATCATCGCTTAGGTTTTTTGATCTTCATAAAAATTGCGCCACCTCTGCCGGCGCTTTACTTTTCGGGAAAAATCCTTTGCAATGGTTATCCGGCGCTTCTATTCTGTTTTTAAAACACGCCGGAAAAAAGGTTACGGATGAGGTGGAAGATGAGCGCAATTTTTCCGGCGATTTATTGACTGTTTTACGGGAACTGGATGCTTTTCTGCCTTTACAAATCAAGACCAAACCTGAAAAAACCAGCACTCTGCAAGAACGCGTAGTCCGTGATTATCCTCCGGAAGCCCTGCGGGAATTTTTAATGAACGCAGTTATGCATCGCTCGTATGAAGCCACCGCGCCTATTCGGTTTTATTGGTTTGAAGATCGCATCGAAATTCAAAATCCCGGCGGTCTTTACGGTGAAGCAACACAGGAAAATTTCCCGCGCCAAAATGCTTACCGCAATCCGGTAATCGCTGAAGCCATGAAAGTACTCGGATATGTCAATAAATACGGAACCGGCGTAACACGGGCTCAAGACTATTTAAGGATTAACGGAAATCCAAAAGCGGAATTCAGATTCGAAGCAACTTATTTCTTAGTAACCATAAGGAAATATCGATGA
- a CDS encoding helix-turn-helix domain-containing protein: MKSTVQARVASRIKKSLSQKGMSAEKLAFRIGMSKCYMYDFFNGKKDISLKSLQRIADGLNVEVEAFFYD, from the coding sequence ATGAAAAGTACTGTCCAAGCAAGAGTAGCAAGTCGGATAAAAAAAAGTCTCAGCCAAAAAGGTATGTCAGCGGAGAAATTGGCATTTCGAATTGGCATGAGTAAGTGTTATATGTATGACTTCTTTAACGGTAAAAAAGATATTTCTCTAAAAAGCCTGCAACGTATAGCCGACGGTCTGAATGTGGAAGTAGAAGCATTCTTTTACGACTAA
- a CDS encoding AAA family ATPase, giving the protein MKSIVFFNNKGGVGKTSLVYHLAWMYSRLGINTIAADLDPQANLTSMFLNESKLEDIWPDGEHPKSILGTVRPILRGLGDISEAPHIEVVTKNLGLIPGDLGLSGFEDKLSDAWPKCLDKQEAAFRTISSFYRIIQQSAGRQKADLALIDVGPNLGAINRAAMISAHYVVIPLAPDIYSLQGLRNLGPTLRRWREEWGERIKKNPDEDLSLPEGKMEAIGYVVMQHAVRSDRPVKAYGKWMDRIPQEYRYSVLEEKNTKVPDINNDSHCLSSVKNYRSLMPMAMEVKKPMFDLTPAEGAIGGHMGAVRECFDDIKKLAVKIADHCRISLP; this is encoded by the coding sequence ATGAAATCCATAGTTTTTTTCAATAACAAAGGTGGTGTCGGCAAGACCTCGCTGGTGTACCATTTAGCCTGGATGTACTCTCGTTTGGGGATCAATACAATCGCAGCGGATTTGGATCCTCAGGCCAATTTAACTTCTATGTTTTTAAATGAATCTAAATTGGAAGATATTTGGCCGGATGGAGAGCATCCAAAAAGTATTTTAGGAACTGTCCGTCCCATTCTTCGAGGTCTTGGAGATATTAGTGAAGCTCCTCACATTGAAGTTGTGACAAAAAATTTGGGGCTGATCCCGGGAGATCTGGGATTGTCCGGGTTTGAAGACAAACTTTCCGATGCCTGGCCCAAATGTCTGGATAAACAAGAAGCAGCTTTTCGAACAATATCATCATTTTATAGAATTATTCAACAATCGGCCGGGAGACAAAAGGCTGACCTGGCCTTGATTGATGTGGGACCAAATTTAGGCGCCATCAATCGTGCAGCAATGATCTCCGCCCACTATGTAGTGATTCCACTGGCGCCGGATATTTATTCCCTTCAGGGGCTTCGAAATTTAGGTCCCACATTAAGGCGCTGGCGGGAAGAATGGGGGGAACGAATTAAAAAAAACCCAGATGAAGACTTATCGCTGCCGGAAGGAAAAATGGAGGCTATTGGCTATGTTGTTATGCAACATGCCGTGCGCAGCGATCGGCCGGTTAAAGCTTACGGCAAATGGATGGATCGCATTCCCCAGGAATACCGCTACTCGGTACTGGAGGAAAAAAATACAAAAGTGCCGGATATTAACAATGATTCCCACTGCCTTTCTTCAGTTAAAAACTACCGCAGTTTGATGCCCATGGCTATGGAAGTTAAAAAACCCATGTTTGACTTAACACCGGCCGAAGGCGCCATTGGCGGCCACATGGGAGCAGTGCGGGAATGCTTTGATGATATCAAAAAGTTGGCTGTTAAAATTGCCGATCACTGCAGAATAAGTCTTCCCTGA